TAAAGCCAGATATGCTTGTATCAATAGGTAGAAAGAAAGGTGATATTATTCTATCACATGACACTTCGATTAGTAAATTTCATGCTTCTATTATAGTTAACTCTCAAACAAAATTTGTGGTAATTTATgttcaattgaaatatttttctagaatagttctatcaaatttttttctatatacttaCGTTTTATTTAGGTGGGTCAACCTACCTCTACATGCATACTTAAAGACGAAGGATCTAAATACGGAACTTTCATTTTAAGAAATCAAAAGTTTAAAAAGGTGATAACAGATATCAATTTAAAAGATCAAGATTTAATAAGAATTGGCTtacaagaagaaatatttatgtaaagttttcatatttttcattatatttcttatatttaagatTTTAAAGTACATGGTTAACACTATATTATTTGACAGTGTCtcgtatatacctataattaCATCAACATCTGGATTGCCAGATAGCGCAAAAGGTCAACTTCATAAAATTATGGATGATATTGATGGTATTATCACAGATAGTTGGGAAAAGTTTTGTACACATTTAACAGTATTAAAACCAAAATTGACAGAGAaggtttataatatatttttttctttcttagatattttttgtctgaatttctattttattttatatgatacatttaatatatatacctatgtttTAGGTAGCTGTATCATTAGCAGCTGGTATACCAATTGTTAGTATAGATTATTGGAAAGCAGTAAAATCTGCTACACAAAAGGGTGAACCACTTCCTAAAactgataattatatatcagaGATAAGTGAACAATACATTTCCAAAGGAATAGTTTCTCTTTATCCAAATGATAAACGCAAGACATTATTTACaaacttaatatttatattttttgatttaaagCAATATGAGATTTATGAAACAATGATCAGATTAGCAGGTAAACAattaattgcaattttttacttttttaattaatactaattcgtgttttaaaaaaatttaggTGGAAAGTCAATAGTacttaatttgaaaaataaaccGACTCTCAAATTGCAACATAACTTCATTTATGTACAATTTTCTAGTAGCGATGAAACTCAATTAACAGAAGATGTTATGCAAGAGTATGATCATATatgtaagttaatttttttttttatatataatctctattatttataaatttgtgtGCATAATTTTTAGGTAAAACATTGAAAAGTTTAAAGCACAGAGTTATACCAGAATCTGAAATATCACTtgctattttatattgttcTATTGAACGTtactgtaatataaaatataattttgcaaatattCTCCAAAGACAAGAGAAGCTTAATTATGATTTACCTGACACTCTTGTTATTGATACACAAGATCAAGAActtttaacaaaagaaaattctgtAGGAGAAAAGAGATCTTGTTATagaagagacaaaaattgtattgaggaatcattaaaaattggTGATCGTGTTAGTACACCAAGCAATGTTGCTTCACAAAAGATCTTGGATAAtgagaa
Above is a window of Vespula vulgaris chromosome 4, iyVesVulg1.1, whole genome shotgun sequence DNA encoding:
- the LOC127063296 gene encoding nibrin → MWLLTSPTGELIYLKPDMLVSIGRKKGDIILSHDTSISKFHASIIVNSQTKFVVGQPTSTCILKDEGSKYGTFILRNQKFKKVITDINLKDQDLIRIGLQEEIFIVSYIPIITSTSGLPDSAKGQLHKIMDDIDGIITDSWEKFCTHLTVLKPKLTEKVAVSLAAGIPIVSIDYWKAVKSATQKGEPLPKTDNYISEISEQYISKGIVSLYPNDKRKTLFTNLIFIFFDLKQYEIYETMIRLAGGKSIVLNLKNKPTLKLQHNFIYVQFSSSDETQLTEDVMQEYDHICKTLKSLKHRVIPESEISLAILYCSIERYCNIKYNFANILQRQEKLNYDLPDTLVIDTQDQELLTKENSVGEKRSCYRRDKNCIEESLKIGDRVSTPSNVASQKILDNEKKSITYIEPTTSKNSSLEIIESEESDSSDSSIIEVKVVKIVKHKSTNMQGTSKTKETQETKVKENLATINSSNIRCSQNNDIKQNSNTSNISIRKRPPGKTFQKAHVKIPVKRIRL